DNA sequence from the Solea solea chromosome 12, fSolSol10.1, whole genome shotgun sequence genome:
gggatatcaataaattgcctgtgcatttttggattaacttgttaatatcattactgtgattttgtgtAAATCGTATTGCTTCGGGTACAACCAATAACATTTatcactcatttatcatttgaaatcacccctcccgcccccttttacacgccccccacaaaagtgcatgtgagtgacaggagaagaggccgtgagaagatgtcagccaactcatctataataaaatgtgcttacctgaaccacaaagactttttgtgcataaatacctccataaagaaaacacagcgcaacatgtaaattctgcaaagctACGCTtacggtcttggtcttgtctcgacccctcaaagtcttggtcttgtctcggtctcgaccccccaaagtcttggtcttgtctcggtctcgacccctcaaagtcttggtcttgtctcggtgtCGACCCcccaaagtcttggtcttgtctcggtctcgaccccccaaagtcttggtcttgtctcggtctcaaCTCcccaaagtcttggtcttgtctctgtctcgacccctcaaagtcttggtcttgtctctgtctcgacccctcaaagtcttggtcttgtcttggtctcggtttaggtggtcttgactacaacactaggCACCACGCACGAGTCAGTGAAGGTGGTTGAGCAGCGGAGGCTGATGGGTAATgatggttgccatggtaaccggCAGACCTTGGTGGATGAGCTGGTAGAAGGCGTGTTGGCCGTTGGTCCCTGGTTCTCCCCACACGATGGGTCCAGTGTGGTAGTCCACGCGGACGCCATCTTTGGTGATGTACTTCCCGTTAGACTCCATGTCGCCCTGAGGAGACGACCAGCagagaaacatcatcatcagtgacatcactgaccAATGATGTCATCAGCGACTTCagcgatgacatcatcagtccACACTAATGTATCTGAGGCTCCTCGAGTGTGGAGTCAAAGAGCTTTGATTTAAAGTTTTGATAATGTGACACGTCTGGGACgtcatcagtgatgtcacagtgacatcatcagtgacatcatcacgcACCTGTTGGAAGTAGGCGGCGAAGCGGTGCATGTACTGGTCATACGGTAACATGGCGTGAGTCTCCGCCTTGAAGAAGTTGACGTACCAAACTCCGAGAAGAGCGAGCAGCACCGGGGCGTTCTCCTCCAGAGGAGCGCTGCGGAAGTGATTATCCTGCAGAGCAGAGGATTCTGGGTCATGGTGACAACACACagtattattgattattgatcataTTTACCATCCAGTGAGCTCCAGACAGAAGCTGCTCAAAGTTCTCGAAACCTGAAACACAccagaggtcaggggtcactCCAGAGACCAGAGGTCACttcagaggtcacaggtcacttcAGAGGTCAGACGTACCTATGTGCAGAGCAATGGACAGACCAATGGCTGACCACAGAGAGTAACGACCTCCAacccactgaaacacacacaaaggtcaaaggtcaccaacTGAGCACTGCACCTCTCAATGTTCACTCATTATGATTTTTATTatgagtcacatgatcacaaacTCACATCccagaattcaaacatgttctGAGGGTCGATGCCAAACTCTCTCACTTTGACCTGAGGGGGCGAGAAaagatacactgtaaaaaaaataacacacacctaaaagtacactgtaaaaataaaacaacacacacacacctgagattacactgtaaaaaaaaccacacacctgagattacactgtaaaaataaaacaacacacacacacctgagattacactgtaaaaaaaaacacacacctgagattacactgtaaaaataaaacaacacacacacacacacctgagattacactgtaaaaaaacacacacctaaaattacactgtaaaaataaaacaacacacacacacctaagattacactgtaaaaaacacacacctgaaattacagtgtaaaaaaattatacacacacacacacaactcaataaataaataaataaataaataccatacACGCCTGagattacactgtaaaaaaggccacacacacacttgagatTACGctgtaaaaaatacacacacacctgagattacactgtaaaaagaatTAGACTGCGCTGCTCATCAAACTTACCACGTTGGTGGACAGAGCCACAAAGTGTTTGGCCACAGCAGATTTCTGCCAAGGAGAATACGAGGACAtgagctgtgacatcatcactgagctttgacatcatcatcatcatcatcatcatcatcatcatcatcatcatcatcttcatcttcacacTCACGTCCTTAGCTGACTGCAGAAACCAGTCTCTGGCTGACTCTGCGTTGGTGATGGTCTCCTGAGTGGTgaatgtctgcacacacacatgcacatgcacacacacacacggttagCTATGTAAATGTGTGACTTGACAGCGGTGCGTGAGTGGGCGTGGTCACCTTGGAGGCGATGATGAACAGCGTGGTCTCAGCGTTGAGTTGAGCGAGCGTCTTGGCGAGATGAGTGCCGTCGATGTTGGAGACAAACCAAACGTTGGGTCCTCCAGCAGAGTACGGCTTCAGAGCCTCCGTCACCATCAGAGGACCCTGAACACAACACCAGCACACAACATGACACACAAGCTCCTCCCCCACAGGGCGGAGCCATCCCCTCACCTACGACACAGGTAAGACGGTAAGCATGTTGACAGACAAGGACTCACGTTTACTCCATCACTACTCAGAGGCGTTATATAATGTGATGATGCATGTTTATATAATGAGACAGCTGAATTAGccctgtgagcgccccctacatCTACAACCTGCAAATACAGACAGGCTCTCAGtgtagtttgtaaaccactcactctcccacaccaaatctcagagagaaaatcagtgattttagctgctggtcctctgctgcctcgtgtggtcactgaggtcaatctgaacgttggattaCAAACACTGGGGTGACAAAATAAGATTAAGATtagaatttagtgatggaggcagcagtgtgtctgtgtgtgtgtgtgtgtgtgtgtgtgtgtgtgtgtgtgtgacgttaaaatcactgattttctctctggactttggtgtgggagagtgagtggtttacaaacgtctgtctcagtgtgataaagacgtgatcatgtgacgtagatatcgtagaaAGTTAAACTGATATGAAGTATTCattcaggtcatgtgatcagattACTTCACATGATGTAATCTCAGTATAGATTAGTAATTCCTCACCAGGTCAGAGCCGCCGATGCCAATGTTCACCACGTCAGTGATGCTCTTCCCGCTGAAGCCTCGCCACTCACCACTGCGGACTTTCTGTGGACGCAACACACGTGTtagctgttacacacacacacacacacacacacgcacgcacgcacacacacacacacacacacacacacacacacacacacacacacacacacacacacacacacacacacacacacacacacacacacacacacacacgcactctacATACGTGACAGAAGGCCTTCATCTTGTCCAGAACTCTGTTCACCTCCGGCATCACATCTTTACCGTCGACGAGGATCGGCGTGTTTGAGCGATTACGGAGAGCGACGTGGAGAACAGCACGACCCTAAACgcggacgcacacacacacacacacacgcacacacacacagtgtcaacaTAGTTTAAACATGAGcccacatctgtgtgtgtgtgtgtgtgtacctcagtGAAGTTGATCTTCTCTCCAGTGAACATCTTCTCTCTGGATTCCTCGACACCGCGTGACTTTGCCTGTCGACATCAGACCgtgaaaaacatgtcaaacttgacatttttattttattggataaatctttgttttcaaagttAAACTTCATGTTGGAATTTTCTCTCTTTATATAaggttttaaatatttgtttattatctTTAACTGTGCTGTATCTGTTGgccatgacctttgacccctggtgtgtgtgttgaaagTGTGTTCAGAGAGACTTCCTTTGTGTTTAAACTGCGTTTCAACACGcaagtacgtgtgtgtgtgtgtgtgtgtgtgtgtgtgtgtgtgtgtgatgaaagtgTGTTCAGAGAGACTTCCTTTGTGTTGCAGCTGCGTTTCAACACGTACGTACGTGTGTGAAATGTTACAATAGATTGTGTTACCATGGCGATCAGCATGGACATGACCTCCTCGTTGATCAGGTTCTTGGAGTAGTCCAGCAGAATGTCTCCATGGTCCGTCCCCAGAGTCAAGCTGtccaacagagacacagtcagtCTGTggggtttacacacacacgcagatgtgtgtgtgtgtgtgtgtgtgtgtgtgtgtgtgagtgacacagtgtgtgtgtgtgtgtgtgtgtgtgtgtgagtgagagacacagtgtgtgtgtgtgtgtgtgagtgagtgagagacacagtgtgagtgtgtgtgtgtgtgtgtgtgtgagagagacacacagtgtgtgtgtgtgagagggacacagtgtgtgtgtgagtgagagacacagtgtgtgtgtgtgtgagagagacacagtgtgtgtgtgtgtgtgtgtgtgtgtgagagagagacacagtgtgtgtgtgtgtatgtgtgtgagagacacagtgtgtgtgtgtgtgtgtgtgtgtgtgtgagagagagacacagtgtgtgtgtgagtgagagacatagtgtgtgtgtgtgtgtgagtgagtgagagacacagtgtgtgtgtgtgagagagacacagtgtgtgtgtgagtgagtgacacagtgtgtgtgtgtgagtgagtgagagacacagtgtgtgtgtgagtgagtgacacagtgtgtgtgtgagtgtgagagagagacagtgtgtgtgtgtgtgtgagagggacacagtgtgtgtgtgtgtgtgtgtgtgtgtgagagacatagtgtgtgtgtgtgtgagagagacacagtgtgtgtgtgtgtgtgagagagagagacacagtgtgtgtgtgtgtgtgtgagagagacacagtgtgtgtgtgtgtgtgtgtgtgtgtgtgtgtgtgagagagagacacgtgtgtgagtgatagacacagtgtgtgtgtgtgagtgtgtgagtgatagacacagtgtgtgtgagtgtgtgtgtgagtgatagacacagtgtgtgtgtgtgtgtgagtgtgtgagtgatagacacagtgtgtgtgtgtgtgtgtgtgtgtgtgtgagtgtgtgagtgatagacacagtgtgtgtgtgtgtgtgtgtgtgagtgtgtgagtgatagacacagtgtgtgtgtgagtgtgtgagtgatagacacagtgtgtgtgtgtgtgtgtgtgtgtgagtgagtgagtgatagacacagtgtgtgtgagtgagagcacGTAGCCTCTTCCTCATTCACGCTGAAATCGCCGACACGCTGCTTCCATTATCGGACAGACGCTAACAGGAACTAGCTAGTTTCAGTTAGCGTCTGTTATTACTCATTTTAAGGTTAGCTATGTTAGCTCAGTGTGGCGGCTAAGGTTAAGCACGTCTTTAACGTGACTGTGGCGCCGGTGAACACGGTCACGTGACCGCAGACTTGACGTTTCCGTGCAGACTAACGATGACCTTCAGCCGCGCAGAGGAAGCAGGAGCGAAGCCCGGAAACAATCGGATTAAGCTGATCGTTCGACTGATACAAGAACTGATCGAGCCTCGGATCGATAAAGTGCTGAGTCACGGTGTCACGTTGCCCGGCCTCAGTCTCACCTGAAGCGGCTGAATCTGTCTGGCTCCGCGGCGAACATGTCCCTCATTTGGAGGTTCTGGCCGTGGGCCTGATaccactgcagcagctgctggaagTTCGGGTCGCTGCTCAGAGACATGGTTCCGCTTCTGATGGGTCTTGTGTTGGtggtcctggttctggtctcaGTGGTGCAGATGAGGATGAGCAGAAGTGGCAGCGCGGTCACGCCACCGtcgaccaatcacagcagatcTCACATAACCCTGCCCCGCCGGGTTAAACCACGCCCACACAGCTCATATGGAGGCTGGAGAGCAGGAACATTCCTAAaatcaaacatcccagaaatattaaaaatgtctcaTCTTCAAATGAACGTTGTGTTTCTGTCGATTTTAGATAAGAAGTAAATCAAATCCCCTCTGTACTGCCCTCTTGGGACAGATGGACATAAAATTAAGTATAAATGGACATTTGTCGGTTCATGAATTTGACGatttgtgtgctgtgatgtttatTTCTGTGATGTTTCATCTGGTTTTAATTCTTCTCTCGTGTTAACTTTTCTCATCTTGTTCTAACTCTTCTCATGTTGTTTGACAGGCTGCTGAAAACCTGTGTTACAGGGTGAGGAGCTCTGATTCTGGGGGTGGAGCTACTTCAATGTCAGTCATTTTCTTACAGTATCACCATTATGACATCGTCTCACAGATCAcatgacactcacacacaaaataagGAACAGCTGTTTATTATTTGCTCTTCATTAATAAAATGCTCAGTTGACACTATACACCTATGGCCCCGCCTACTCGCCACCTCCTGATGATGAAGCTGCCACAGTTCAGGTATAGTCACCAACTATAGCCCCGCCCCAGGCGGGGACACCCGTCCACTGAGGACACAGACCCTGTGATGggacgttagcattagcattgcCTGAGCCTCAGTGGAAATTAAACGTTCAAATTTAACTTTCCTACATTTCATTCCAAACCACAGGGGGCAGTAAGTGTCAGGTAGACCCAACTAAAAGCTGACATCACATCCTGTTACAGAGGTGGGAAAATCAAACCAGTTTCTATGGCGACGGACTAAACCAAGCAGAAGACAAACTTCAACAAACTCACAAAACGACGTTTCATTCTGCATCAGCTCGTCATTGATCATCGATCACAGAGACGCAGCAAGGAAAAGGACATTCAACTCATCAATACTTGTTATTGATTCATGTGCAGAggatttcatcatttcatctgtgaagcattttatttaaatacagaaacaattgttttattgataatttaattttattaaaagtTGCCAATTGCTTCTGTCACCTGACGACGACCAATCGATCAGCCAACTGATcattttgacctttgacctgagcTGCACATGAGTCAGTGGTGAGTGAAACATACTGACTGAGCTGTCAATCATCAAATCAACTGCCTatcacctgctgtgtgtgtgtgtgtgtgtgtgtgtgcgcgcaagTGATCAGGAtcataaacaaacactgaggaggaaaacaaggaTGCAGCTGTGGTGAGTGGGCGGAGACTACAACGTCCGTGATTGTTACACTGTAGAAAAATACACATTAGAAAGCTGTGACAGGCCCCTCCCCCACATAAAGCTAAGTCAGCTAgtgtcacaggaagtgatgaagaCGAGCCGACGAAACATGGAGcgtctgttgtttgtttgtttgtttgtttccaccgCTGGAACATCAGGAAGGTTACGTTGCGTTCAGTGCTGGTGACAAATATACAACTAAAGACAATCTTCATTAGTCGCCGAAGCTTCGTCCTGAGACTACGCCGACACTTTGTTGTCCTTCtgcaaaaaacaagcaaaacagaCGACAGCGTTAAACATGGAGACGCCACCGATCACGCCATCAATCCACAGGATGTTCATCATTTACTCTGAACGCCGACAGATCGGCAAACTCCCGCCCCGCCTGGTTTCCTCTGTATCCTCCCCTGAAGCCGCCACCTCCTCCCTGCGGTGGCCCGAAGGTTCCTCGACTGGCCGGACGCCCTCGACTTCCACGGAAGTTGCCGCGACCACGGTAACCGCCGCGACCGCGGCCTTGACGCAGGGGGATCCCAAATGTTTCCGCGTTCATCCTCCTTTCTTCAGCCCAGGTCTGCCTCCGCTCGCTGCAGGGGGAGGAGTCAAGTTACAACCACAACATTCCATCCATTTCCAGTAAACGGTCACATGACAAGATGAACGCTCACCGCGGGAACGCGACGCCTCCAGACTTATCCGTGCTTTTCCttgacacaaagaaaaaggagGTGTCAGTGAAATCAAACCTTTATGTAACACGTttatcagggttcccacacctttgCTTGACAtcaattcaaggacttttcaaggactttccaggatcAAATCCCTTAAATTCAAAGACAGCATGTGCTGACTCTAGGGCTGCCACGATTACGTCGACCATCAAATTAAATAATTGTCATAACAAACGAGAGAGAACTGAACTTTGATTCAAGTACTTTCAAGAACCCGTGTGTGTTCAGGGCCTGACCCTCAGGACCCTGATGTAAGTCTGTGATGAAGGTGAACTTTAACCTGCTGTCGTCACACGAGATGTTGTCGAAGAACGACTTGGACTTGTCGTAGTAGCAGTTTGGGCCGAGCG
Encoded proteins:
- the gpia gene encoding glucose-6-phosphate isomerase a — translated: MSLSSDPNFQQLLQWYQAHGQNLQMRDMFAAEPDRFSRFSLTLGTDHGDILLDYSKNLINEEVMSMLIAMAKSRGVEESREKMFTGEKINFTEGRAVLHVALRNRSNTPILVDGKDVMPEVNRVLDKMKAFCHKVRSGEWRGFSGKSITDVVNIGIGGSDLGPLMVTEALKPYSAGGPNVWFVSNIDGTHLAKTLAQLNAETTLFIIASKTFTTQETITNAESARDWFLQSAKDKSAVAKHFVALSTNVVKVREFGIDPQNMFEFWDWVGGRYSLWSAIGLSIALHIGFENFEQLLSGAHWMDNHFRSAPLEENAPVLLALLGVWYVNFFKAETHAMLPYDQYMHRFAAYFQQGDMESNGKYITKDGVRVDYHTGPIVWGEPGTNGQHAFYQLIHQGTRMIPADFFIPAQTQNPIRDNLHHKILTANFLAQTEALMKGKTAAEARTELEAAGVRGDALEKLLPHKVFLGNKPSNSIVFRKLTPFVLGALVAMYEHKIFVQGVVWNINSYDQWGVELGKQLAKQIEPELKDQSEVSSHDSSTNGLINFLKKNFA